CGGGACCAGGACGGGATGACCCTCATCCGGGGCAGGTTGGATGCGGAGGGGGCGGCGGTGCTGCGCACCGCGCTGGACCCGTTCACCGGCCCGGCACCGTCCACCGCCGACGGACCCGACCCGAGAAGCCCGAGTCGGCGGGCGGCGGACGGCCTGATCGAGTTGGCCCGCCGCGCCCTGCAGACCGGCGACCTTCCCGAGACGGGTGGGCAACGGCCTCAGGTCACCCTCACCCTCGACTGGGAAAGTCTCCAAAAGCAGCTGGGCGCCGCCGACCTCGGCTGGGGCGGTCCGGTCACCGCCGCGACCGCGCGCCGGCTGGCCTGCGACGCCCAACTCATCCCCGTGCTGCTCGGCACCGCCGGCCAACCCCTGGACGTCGGCCGGGCCAGCCACACCATCCCCGTCGGCATCCGCCGCGCCCTCGTCGCCCGGGACCGCGGCTGCGCGTTCCCCGGCTGCGACCGCCCCGCCGCCTGGTGCGACGGACACCACATTCAGCATTGGGCCGACGGCGGACCCACCGCCATCACCAACCTGGTGCTGCTGTGCGGGCACCACCACCGCACCATCCACCACCACGGCTGGCAGGCACGCATCGTCGACGGCTTACCCGAGTTCCTGCCGCCACCCTGGATCGACCCCACCCAAACACCCCGCCGCAACCGGCTGCACCACCTCCCCGCCATGCCCGACCCACCCGACCCACCACCCACCGCACGCCGGCGCACACCCGAATTGGTCACCACCAGCTGAACGGACGGTGCAACATCGTGTGCCCTACCCGCACAAATGAGGCCCGCATGCGAGCACGGCGCACGATGATGACCAGCCCCACCGCACCTGCCGGCCGATGGCGAACATCGGACGCGCTACTCGCATATCCAGCCCTCCGATGCGAGTGCAGCGTCCGATGATGCCCACCAAACCCCGCCAGCCCACCGACGCCAGCGCGACAGCGTGCGCTACTCGCACAATCTGGCCTCCGATGCGAGTACGGCGCACGTTGATGGCCACCACCACCACCGGGGGCTGCGTAGTTCCCGCGGACAGGCGGTCTAGTTCATCGTCTGGGCGAGGAGCTCCACGGAGCGGAGTCGGGTTTCGATGCTCGGCGACTGATGGGCGACGATGAGTTCGTCGGCATCGGCGTGCTTGGCGAAGTCGTCGAGGTAGTCGGCGACTTCGGTCGGCGTACCCACGGCGGAGTAGATCATCATCTGCTGGATGCGTTGTCCCTCAGGGGATTCGAGGATCAGGTCGGCGTCCTCGTCGCTCACTCGCCGACCGCGGGCGAGGAGGGCATTGACCCGGGCTCGTTTGGCGATGTGGAACTGCCGCTCGGCTTCGGCGGTGCTGTCGGCGGCAACGACGTTCACGCCGGCGATGACATGCGGCCGATCGAGCTGCGCGGACGGGCGGAACTCCTGCCGGTAGATCGCGACGGCGTCCTGCAGCGCCGCCGGGGCGAAGTGGGAGGCGAACGCATAGGGGAGTCCGAGTACGGCGGCCAGCCGCGCACCGAACAGCGACGAGCCGAGGATGTACAGCGGCACGTTGCTGCCGCGGCCGGGCGTGGCGTTCACGCCCGCGATCCGGGTCTCGCCGGTGAGATAGCCCTGCAGTTCCAGGACGTCGTCGGGGAACCGATCGGCCGACGTCGGGTCACGCCGCAGCGCGAACATGGTGTTCTGGTCCGAGCCGGGAGCACGGCCCAACCCGAGATCGATGCGGCCCGGGTGCAGGGCCTCGAGGGTGCCGAATTGCTCGGCGATGGTCAGCGGGGCGTGATTGGGAAGCATGATCCCGCCCGCGCCCAGTCGGATGCTGCTCGTATTGGCGGCGACGTGGGCGATGAGGACGCTGGTCGCCGACGACGCGATGCTCGGCATGTTGTGGTGCTCGGCGTACCAGACCCGCCGATAGCCGGCCCCCTCGGCGAGTTGCGCCAACGCCACACTGGCGTTGAGGCTTTCGCCGGCGGTCTCCCCGTCCCGGATGGGCGCCAGGTCGAGGATGGACAGCGCGATGGTCATGGATTCGCCTTCCTGTCAGCCGTCGCTGCTCGTTCGCTCCAGCGGGGCTGGAGACTCCCGTTGCTCCCGTTCGTCGGTGGGTTTGCTCGTGTGGTGCAGGGTGAGAGCCACCGACGCGACGACCAGCACTGCACCGAGTATCTCCCGGGGTCCGAACGCCTCGTTGAGCAGTGCGGTGCCCAGGATCACGGCGACGACCGGATTGACGTAGGCATAGGTGGAAACGGTCGACACCGGCAGGTGCGCCAGTGAGTAGCCGTATGCGGTGAACGCGAGGATCGAGCCCGGCAGGATCAGCCAGATCAGCGCGAACCACGACGTCGCATGTACGTCGCCCCAGCGCACGTGGGCGAATTCACCCCCGACCGCGGCCGCGACCAGCAGGATCACGCCGCCGATGAGCATCTCGATCGCGGCGGCCACGAGCACCCGCCGCGGCAGGGGGAGCCGGTGGCCGAGCACCGAGCCGAGGCCCCAGGCGGCGGAGGCGCCGAGCACGATCAGGGCGCCGCTCAGCGGGCCGCCTTGAAGACCGCCGCCGGCGAGCACGGCGACCCCGATCAGCCCGAGCAGGAGGCCCATCGCTGCCCGCCCGCCGATGCGCTGGTGCTGGATCGGCACCGCGAACAGGATCATCCACAGCGGCACGGTTGCGACGAGGAGCGCGGCGAGTCCGGAGGGGACGGTCTGTTCCGCCACGCTGACACCGCCGTTGCCCAGTACGAGCAGGAGCAGCCCGACGACACCGCAGGCCAGCCACTGCTTCCGCCCCGGTCGGTCGACGGCACGCGTCTGCGCGTCACCGGTCCGGATCGCGACCGGGTAGAGCAGCGCACCCGCGATGAGATAGCGGATTCCGGCCATGATCCCGGGCGGGAGGTCGCGGACGCCGACGCGGATGGCGAGGTACGTCGACCCCCACACCAGATAGACGACGACCAGCGCCGACCACGCCAGCACGACGCCCCGGTTCAGGTCTCGGTAGCGAATCATGTGCTCCACGGTTCTCGATCGGGTGCGGCCCTGCGATGGGCAAGGCCGACAGTCGACATGAAATTCCTGCCAGAAAGGCAAGTGGGCAATCAGGTCCTGCGGCCGACCTGACGCGCGCGGAAGGCCGCCACATTCGTCCGGTTGGCGCACGACGTGCTGCAGAAGCGCCGGGACCGGTTCTTGGACAGGTCGACCAGGACGTCGTGACAATCGTCGGCGGCACAGGTCTGCAGCCGGCTCAACTCCTTCTGCCGAATGACGTCGACGAGCGCCATCGCCGCCTCGACCGCCATCCGCTCGGCGAGCGGGGCGTCCGCGGAAGTCGCGTGCAGGTGGTAGTCCCAGTCGTCGTGGGTGACCAGCTGCGGCAGGGCGCGCGACTGGCGGAGCAGCTGGTTGACCAGCTCGACCGCGTCGTGTTCGTCGAGGTCCCACAGTCGCCGCAGCCGTGGCCGCAGGGCGCGCACCGCGTCCAGTTCGCGCTGGTCCCGACGGTGGGTGCCGGTCCACCCCCAGGTCTCGACGAACTCGTCGAGGGCGGCGACGTCCGGGAGCTCGTCGGGCTCCTGGGCGGTGTTCACCAGCGCCGTGGCGGCCAGGAGCGCCACCTCGGTGTCATGGGCAAAAAGCACCTTGACTCCTTTCGGCACGGGTCGCTACGGTGTGGTCAGGGTAATGAGTGTAGGTCAGGTTGATGCTTACAGCCAGCGACTAATGGGAGGGTCGGTCATGCAGCAGCGGGCGGGTGGTGCCGGTCTGGCGCTCGCGATCCTGTCGGCCGCGACGTTCGGCACGTCCGGAACGTTCGCGGCGTCGCTGCTCGACGCCGGGTGGAGCCCCGGTGCCGCCGTCACCGCCCGGATCACGGTGGCCGCGCTCGTCCTGACCGTCCCGGCCGTCGTGGCACTGCGCGGTCGGTGGTCACTACTGCTCCGCAGCGCCAAGACGATCGCCGCCTACGGTCTGGTGGCGGTCGCCGGGTGTCAGCTCTTCTACTTCAACGCCGTCGCCCACCTGTCGGTGGGGGTGGCACTGCTGCTCGAATACCTCGGCACGATCGTGGTCGTCGGCTGGCTGTGGATGCGGCACGGACAGCGGCCGCGCCGGCTGACCGTCATCGGCGGAGTGATCGCGATCCTGGGACTGGTGCTGATTCTCGATCTGGCCGGCGCGCACCGCCTCGATCCCATCGGTGTGCTGTGGGGGCTGGGCGCCGCGTTCGGGCTGGCCGTCTACTTCGTGCTGTCCGCCCACGCCGACGAGCCGGCGCCGCCGCTGGTGGTGGCGTGGGGAGGCATGAGCATCGGTGCGGTCGCGCTGATCGTGCTCGGCGCCATCGGCATCCTGCCCATGCGCGCGCCGCTCACCGACGTCACGCTGATTCATCACCGGGTGAGCTGGCTGGTCCCGTTGCTGGGACTTTCGCTGGTCGCCGCGGTCATCGCCTACGTCGCCGGGATCGCGGCCGCACGGCGGCTCGGCGCCAAGCTGGCCTCCTTCGTCGGGCTGACGGAGGTGGTCTGCGCGGTGCTCTTTGCGTGGCTCCTGCTCGGCCAGGTGCCGGCGGCCGTGCAGTTCGCCGGCGGCGCGCTCATCGTCCTGGGTGTCGTCTTCGTGCGGCTCGACGAACTCCGCACCCCGTCCGCCCCCTCCCATGATCAAGAGGGGATTCGTACGGCGTTTCGTGCCGAAATCCCCTCTTGATCACCGGAGAGGGGGGCGGCGGCCGGCGGCGGACGGCCGCGCTAGAGGTCGAGGACGACCTCGGAGGTCGGCTGTGAGCAGCAGATGAGTAGGCGGCCCTGCGCCGGCGCATCGATCGGATCGGGGGAGTAGGCGATCTCGCCGGCGAGCAGGTTGCTCTCGCAGTTGTGGCAGACGCCGGTCCGGCACGACCAGCGGACCGGGACGTCACAGGCCTCGGCCAGCTCCAGCAGGCTGGCGTAGCCCGTGTCGAAGTGGGTGCTTACGCCGCTGCGGGCGAACGACACGAGCGGGCCGGTCCCCGGTGCCCCGGCTGGTTCGTGCGGTGGCCGCGCGGGAGTCTGCACGATCCCCGGCTCGAGACCCGGCGCCGCGCCGAAGATTTCGGTGCGGACGCGTTGCGGAGGGACACCCATCGACGCCAACCCGGCCGAGAGCTCCTCGAGAAAGCCGGACGGG
The nucleotide sequence above comes from Mycobacteriales bacterium. Encoded proteins:
- a CDS encoding DUF222 domain-containing protein codes for the protein PSGETVPAALPVTGAALAEGSIEAGQARLICETIRRLPARVDTRTRAHAEAFLAAQARDVDTTTLGKIARRMVATLDPDGAALDDEDAVRARELSLSRDQDGMTLIRGRLDAEGAAVLRTALDPFTGPAPSTADGPDPRSPSRRAADGLIELARRALQTGDLPETGGQRPQVTLTLDWESLQKQLGAADLGWGGPVTAATARRLACDAQLIPVLLGTAGQPLDVGRASHTIPVGIRRALVARDRGCAFPGCDRPAAWCDGHHIQHWADGGPTAITNLVLLCGHHHRTIHHHGWQARIVDGLPEFLPPPWIDPTQTPRRNRLHHLPAMPDPPDPPPTARRRTPELVTTS
- a CDS encoding LLM class flavin-dependent oxidoreductase produces the protein MTIALSILDLAPIRDGETAGESLNASVALAQLAEGAGYRRVWYAEHHNMPSIASSATSVLIAHVAANTSSIRLGAGGIMLPNHAPLTIAEQFGTLEALHPGRIDLGLGRAPGSDQNTMFALRRDPTSADRFPDDVLELQGYLTGETRIAGVNATPGRGSNVPLYILGSSLFGARLAAVLGLPYAFASHFAPAALQDAVAIYRQEFRPSAQLDRPHVIAGVNVVAADSTAEAERQFHIAKRARVNALLARGRRVSDEDADLILESPEGQRIQQMMIYSAVGTPTEVADYLDDFAKHADADELIVAHQSPSIETRLRSVELLAQTMN
- a CDS encoding EamA family transporter gives rise to the protein MIRYRDLNRGVVLAWSALVVVYLVWGSTYLAIRVGVRDLPPGIMAGIRYLIAGALLYPVAIRTGDAQTRAVDRPGRKQWLACGVVGLLLLVLGNGGVSVAEQTVPSGLAALLVATVPLWMILFAVPIQHQRIGGRAAMGLLLGLIGVAVLAGGGLQGGPLSGALIVLGASAAWGLGSVLGHRLPLPRRVLVAAAIEMLIGGVILLVAAAVGGEFAHVRWGDVHATSWFALIWLILPGSILAFTAYGYSLAHLPVSTVSTYAYVNPVVAVILGTALLNEAFGPREILGAVLVVASVALTLHHTSKPTDEREQRESPAPLERTSSDG
- a CDS encoding CGNR zinc finger domain-containing protein — protein: MLFAHDTEVALLAATALVNTAQEPDELPDVAALDEFVETWGWTGTHRRDQRELDAVRALRPRLRRLWDLDEHDAVELVNQLLRQSRALPQLVTHDDWDYHLHATSADAPLAERMAVEAAMALVDVIRQKELSRLQTCAADDCHDVLVDLSKNRSRRFCSTSCANRTNVAAFRARQVGRRT
- a CDS encoding DMT family transporter, coding for MQQRAGGAGLALAILSAATFGTSGTFAASLLDAGWSPGAAVTARITVAALVLTVPAVVALRGRWSLLLRSAKTIAAYGLVAVAGCQLFYFNAVAHLSVGVALLLEYLGTIVVVGWLWMRHGQRPRRLTVIGGVIAILGLVLILDLAGAHRLDPIGVLWGLGAAFGLAVYFVLSAHADEPAPPLVVAWGGMSIGAVALIVLGAIGILPMRAPLTDVTLIHHRVSWLVPLLGLSLVAAVIAYVAGIAAARRLGAKLASFVGLTEVVCAVLFAWLLLGQVPAAVQFAGGALIVLGVVFVRLDELRTPSAPSHDQEGIRTAFRAEIPS